In Archocentrus centrarchus isolate MPI-CPG fArcCen1 chromosome 1, fArcCen1, whole genome shotgun sequence, the following proteins share a genomic window:
- the aimp1a gene encoding aminoacyl tRNA synthase complex-interacting multifunctional protein 1a isoform X1, which produces MCTNNLSSFELWFLVRSLTKMSSHNPLLRLEQRAAEADQLIEYLKQQVQLLKEKAIVQASVREEKKLMVENAKLKNDIEELKKQLLEKEKRRGVLDVPMPSSDTTVACSSKPTPPGPAPSGPAPSATAVKDISPKDESKKKKPEKKGEKAEKKQATPSQEDAKVDVSRLDLRVGRIIEAQKHPDADSLYVEQVDVGEASPRTVVSGLVKHVPLDQMQNRMAVLLCNLKPAKMRGVMSQAMVMCASSPDKVEILDPPSGAVPGDRVTFQGFPGEPDKELNPKKKVWEQVQPDLRTDNQCVATYKGAAFEVAGKGVCKAQTMSNSGIK; this is translated from the exons atgtgcaccaacaatttgtcctcttttgaactctg GTTTTTAGTCCGTTCATTGACCAAAATGTCGAGTCACAACCCTTTGCTGAGGCTGGAGCAGCGAGCAGCTGAGGCCGACCAGCTCATCGAGTACCTCAAACAGCAGGTCCAGCTACTGAAGGAGAAAGCCA TTGTCCAAGCCAGTgtcagagaggagaagaaactGATGGTGGAAAACGCCAAATTAAAGAATGACATTGAGGAACTTAAAAAGCAGCTgttggagaaagaaaagaggagaggag TGCTTGATGTTCCAATGCCATCAAGTGACACCACTGTTGCGTGCAGTTCCAAGCCCACTCCTCCTGGTCCAGCACCCTCTGGTCCAGCACCCTCTGCTACTGCTGTCAAGGACATCTCTCCTAAAGATGAGAGTAAAAAGAAGAAGCCAGAGAAAAAAG gagagaaagcagagaagaaacagGCCACCCCCAGCCAAGAGGATGCCAAAGTGGACGTGTCTCGTCTGGACCTGCGTGTCGGACGTATAATCGAAGCACAGAAGCATCCGGATGCCGACAGTCTCTACGTGGAGCAGGTTGATGTAGGAGAGGCTTCTCCCAGAACAGTAGTCAGCGGGCTTGTCAAGCACGTACCTCTGGACCAG ATGCAGAACCGCATGGCAGTCCTGCTGTGTAACCTGAAGCCTGCCAAGATGAGAGGAGTGATGTCCCAGGCTATGGTCATGTGTGCCAGCTCACCGGATAAGGTTGAAATTCTCGATCCTCCTAGTGGAGCTGTGCCAGGGGACAGAGTTACTTTCCAGGGCTTCCCAG GTGAACCGGATAAAGAGCTGAACCCCAAAAAGAAGGTGTGGGAGCAGGTTCAGCCAGACCTTCGCACTGACAACCAGTGCGTCGCGACCTACAAGGGAGCTGCCTTTGAAGTCGCTGGCAAAGGAGTGTGCAAAGCTCAAACAATGAGCAACAGTGGAATCAAATAA
- the aimp1a gene encoding aminoacyl tRNA synthase complex-interacting multifunctional protein 1a isoform X2 codes for MFLVRSLTKMSSHNPLLRLEQRAAEADQLIEYLKQQVQLLKEKAIVQASVREEKKLMVENAKLKNDIEELKKQLLEKEKRRGVLDVPMPSSDTTVACSSKPTPPGPAPSGPAPSATAVKDISPKDESKKKKPEKKGEKAEKKQATPSQEDAKVDVSRLDLRVGRIIEAQKHPDADSLYVEQVDVGEASPRTVVSGLVKHVPLDQMQNRMAVLLCNLKPAKMRGVMSQAMVMCASSPDKVEILDPPSGAVPGDRVTFQGFPGEPDKELNPKKKVWEQVQPDLRTDNQCVATYKGAAFEVAGKGVCKAQTMSNSGIK; via the exons GTTTTTAGTCCGTTCATTGACCAAAATGTCGAGTCACAACCCTTTGCTGAGGCTGGAGCAGCGAGCAGCTGAGGCCGACCAGCTCATCGAGTACCTCAAACAGCAGGTCCAGCTACTGAAGGAGAAAGCCA TTGTCCAAGCCAGTgtcagagaggagaagaaactGATGGTGGAAAACGCCAAATTAAAGAATGACATTGAGGAACTTAAAAAGCAGCTgttggagaaagaaaagaggagaggag TGCTTGATGTTCCAATGCCATCAAGTGACACCACTGTTGCGTGCAGTTCCAAGCCCACTCCTCCTGGTCCAGCACCCTCTGGTCCAGCACCCTCTGCTACTGCTGTCAAGGACATCTCTCCTAAAGATGAGAGTAAAAAGAAGAAGCCAGAGAAAAAAG gagagaaagcagagaagaaacagGCCACCCCCAGCCAAGAGGATGCCAAAGTGGACGTGTCTCGTCTGGACCTGCGTGTCGGACGTATAATCGAAGCACAGAAGCATCCGGATGCCGACAGTCTCTACGTGGAGCAGGTTGATGTAGGAGAGGCTTCTCCCAGAACAGTAGTCAGCGGGCTTGTCAAGCACGTACCTCTGGACCAG ATGCAGAACCGCATGGCAGTCCTGCTGTGTAACCTGAAGCCTGCCAAGATGAGAGGAGTGATGTCCCAGGCTATGGTCATGTGTGCCAGCTCACCGGATAAGGTTGAAATTCTCGATCCTCCTAGTGGAGCTGTGCCAGGGGACAGAGTTACTTTCCAGGGCTTCCCAG GTGAACCGGATAAAGAGCTGAACCCCAAAAAGAAGGTGTGGGAGCAGGTTCAGCCAGACCTTCGCACTGACAACCAGTGCGTCGCGACCTACAAGGGAGCTGCCTTTGAAGTCGCTGGCAAAGGAGTGTGCAAAGCTCAAACAATGAGCAACAGTGGAATCAAATAA